ATTATTTATTCAGTCTATTTAATTATACAAAATAACAGGGGGAATCTCGCAAGTCTCAGAGATCAGAATATATCGAAATTTGTTCTTTATACATTTTTCCTGCTTATAGGATTTAAGTATTTTTTTACCAGTAAAGTAAAATATATTTGCAGTGCAGTGTGTCTGAGTATTATTTTTGTTTTTTTATCGGGAACAAAAGGAATAAACTCTGACTTATCAAATATAGATCAGTCCAGATCATGGCTGTTTGGGCTGTTATGCTTTTTTTTAATGATAGTAATACCATTTCTAAAACAGAGAAAAGAAGAAAAATTAAATAACTATAATTTATTCTTATTTAAAAATTTGTCGCTTACTGGAATAATGGCAAATATCCTTTATGTCGGATTTATTCTTATTTTGTTATTAATAAATTATCTGTTCCGGGAACTGGACTACAAAATCTATTTTGATATAATGGTTTTGTCTTATTTAGTATTTGCAACCTTTTTTATGTTGTCATTTTATCCGGATAATATGGATAATATAGAGACAGATAATACAAAAATTCTAAAGTTTTTATTTTTATTTATAGCAATTCCGTTACTTGCAGTTTATACAATGATTGTGTATTCATATTTTTTGAAAATATTAATAAAAATGAGTATTCCTAAGGGAGAAATATCGAAACTAATATTAATTCACGGAATAGTTACTGTAATTGTAATTTTATTAATAAGAGGAAGTGCTTTAATAAACGATAATGTAAAAAGAAAAATAGAAAAAGTATTTTGCATAACAGAACTGCCTATGATTCTAATGCTTTTTATTGCTATTTTCCAAAGAATAAAGCAGTATGGAATGACAATAAACAGATACGCAGTTGTTATATTTGGTTTGTATCTTTTGATTATAACAGTTTATATTTTGTTAATTAAGAAAAATAAGACCTTTATTATTATAGGGAGTTTTATAATTGTATTGTTTTTTTCAATAGTCGGGCCGCTGAATATTTTTGCAGTTCCTTTTTATCTGCAGGAAAGAAGACTGGAAAAATTATTGACAGAGAATTCTATAGGTACAGACGGGAAATCTGATAAAGCAATAAATGAAACAACAAAAAAAGACATAAAGGGAATAATTTCCTATTTTAGAAAATGGGATAAGAATTCTCGTAAGAAAGAGTATGATTATGATAAAATATATGAAAATCTGAAATTGGATGATCTTGACGAAGTTAGAATATCTTCTTTTGAACATTATAGTTTTAAAACCAGTAATACGCTTAATATAAAGGGGTATGACATATTAATAAAATATCCTGATCCAGAAAGTGAAAATCAGTATAAAAATTATAAATTTAATATTAGTATAGAAAATATCACTATATATGAAGACAGTAAGAAAATATTAGAAGTAAAAAGAAAAGATATTGAGACAGATATTGTCCGGTCTTTAAAAGAGAAGAAAATTTCGGAAAATATAGAGATCACTGATGAAAATGGTGAAATAACTGACAAAACCAGACTGGTTGCCGGATTGGAAGACGATAAATATTCAGATTTAGGAGTTTTATATAATCTTGAAAATGAAGATATAAAAATAAGTCTTTTAATTTCACAGCTTTATTTGTGGAAAAACGGGAATTCAGAATTACAGATTGACTCTGTTTTGGTTAAATTTAAAAAATAAAAATTATAAGAAAAACACGGCTGATTCCAGTCGTGTTTTTTTGTTACTTTAGTTTTTACTATGGTATTTTAATGATGCCCCTTTACCAAAAAGAATTATGAAAAAATATTTTTATTAATTCATTTTATTGTATTTTTCTGCAAGATTATTGAATATTTTATATGATTGTTTTGGTGTATCATTTTCATTATCCGCAGGAATTAAAAAGAACTGCTTCCTTAGATTTTCTGAGCAATACAGATATTTTCAAAATAGGGTATATTGAAGATAATTTTTTCATATTTAAAAAAATTCAGAAAGTACATCCTTGACAAAAAAAAATTTCAGGGTAGAATATAGCATTAATATATCAACTTGATTTATTAACTAAAAAATGAAAAATGGAGGGAAAATGCTGGAGAAAAAGAAGATTATAATAAATCTTATAAAAGAACATGATAGCCTGACTAAACCGCAAATTTCTGAAATGATGTCTGTCAGTTTAACCACAATAAATAAGTATGTAAATGATTTGGTCGAAAAAAATTTTCTAACTGAGGAAATTTTGGAACGTAAAAAAACAGAGGGGAAACCGCCTTCTTTTTATAAAATTAATACCAATTACAGAAAGTTAATGGCAGTATATCTGGAAAAAGATCAGCTTGAAATATTAATAACAGATAACTTAGGAAATATTCAGGAAACAAGAACTTTTGACATAAAAAATAAGAATAACTTTACTGAAAAAATTCTTTGCACCGAAATTTTGAAAGTTATAAAAGAACTCGATTTAAAAGATTGTATAAATGTAGTGTCTATAGGAATACCGGGAATTTTGGGGGAAGATAACAAAATAACAGAAATACCCTCGTTTCCAAAACTGGAAGGCAAGGATATTATAGCTTCTTTAAATAAAAAACTAAAAATTCCGGTAATTGTAGAAAATGATATTAATCTTACAATAAAAGCCCTTCATAACAAAAGTCAGTATAAAAAGTATAAAAATTTAGTATATTTTTTTATAAGAAATAATATAGGCGGAGGAATAATATCCAATGGAACACTCTATAAAGGGTACTCGAATTTAAGCGGAGAATTTACATATCTGGGTGTTGATAAGGAGTATCTGGCAAAATACGATGTTATGAACTCTGAAAATGCTGAAAAATATTTTGTGGAAAAAATGAAATCAGAGGAAAAAATAGAATTTTTATCGTTTGTTCTTTTGAGAATAGTAGTTACATTGAATCCTGAGATACTTTTTATTGAAACAAATTATATACAAAAAAATGAAATTAAAATTTTGAATGAAAAATTGGAAACATTCTTTAATAAAACATACCTGCCTAAAATAATACTGGTAGAGAATGACGGATTAGGCGAAGAAGGAACAATTACAAATGCATTAGAAATATTTTATTCAAAAGACTAGGAGACATGGAATGGCTAACATTATAGGTATTGACGGCGGAGGTACAAAGACAAGTTTTTGTTTGTTAAATACTATTGAAGACAGAAAAAATTATTTGAAATCCGGTGAAACAAATTTTAAGAATATCGGTGTTGAAAAAGCAAAAGAAAATATGGGATCAGGCTTACAGAAAATACTGGAACAGGAGAATCTGGAAATCAAGGATATCGACTGTTTTGTACTGGGAGCTGCCGGTTGTGATACTGAAAAAGATTATACTGTATTCAAAGATATGCTTAAAGATTTAGGGGTAAACAAGAAAATATTTATTTATAACGATGCAAAAGTAGCTTTCAAGGCTTGTTCAGATAAAGATGGAATAATTATAATTTCAGGAACAGGTTCAATTAGCTTTTCATATAATCAAAATACAGAAAATAGATTAGGAGGCTGGGGAGCAGAAATAAGCGATATTGGTTCAGGTTACTGGATTGGAAGAAGATTTTTGAAAGACCTGCTTTTATATCTGGAAGGTTTATACATAAAAGATGCAATATTTCAG
This portion of the Sebaldella sp. S0638 genome encodes:
- a CDS encoding DUF4153 domain-containing protein, which gives rise to MFKNLFNKIKEIYTKFPIEISLIIIYSVYLIIQNNRGNLASLRDQNISKFVLYTFFLLIGFKYFFTSKVKYICSAVCLSIIFVFLSGTKGINSDLSNIDQSRSWLFGLLCFFLMIVIPFLKQRKEEKLNNYNLFLFKNLSLTGIMANILYVGFILILLLINYLFRELDYKIYFDIMVLSYLVFATFFMLSFYPDNMDNIETDNTKILKFLFLFIAIPLLAVYTMIVYSYFLKILIKMSIPKGEISKLILIHGIVTVIVILLIRGSALINDNVKRKIEKVFCITELPMILMLFIAIFQRIKQYGMTINRYAVVIFGLYLLIITVYILLIKKNKTFIIIGSFIIVLFFSIVGPLNIFAVPFYLQERRLEKLLTENSIGTDGKSDKAINETTKKDIKGIISYFRKWDKNSRKKEYDYDKIYENLKLDDLDEVRISSFEHYSFKTSNTLNIKGYDILIKYPDPESENQYKNYKFNISIENITIYEDSKKILEVKRKDIETDIVRSLKEKKISENIEITDENGEITDKTRLVAGLEDDKYSDLGVLYNLENEDIKISLLISQLYLWKNGNSELQIDSVLVKFKK
- a CDS encoding ROK family protein; the encoded protein is MLEKKKIIINLIKEHDSLTKPQISEMMSVSLTTINKYVNDLVEKNFLTEEILERKKTEGKPPSFYKINTNYRKLMAVYLEKDQLEILITDNLGNIQETRTFDIKNKNNFTEKILCTEILKVIKELDLKDCINVVSIGIPGILGEDNKITEIPSFPKLEGKDIIASLNKKLKIPVIVENDINLTIKALHNKSQYKKYKNLVYFFIRNNIGGGIISNGTLYKGYSNLSGEFTYLGVDKEYLAKYDVMNSENAEKYFVEKMKSEEKIEFLSFVLLRIVVTLNPEILFIETNYIQKNEIKILNEKLETFFNKTYLPKIILVENDGLGEEGTITNALEIFYSKD
- a CDS encoding BadF/BadG/BcrA/BcrD ATPase family protein produces the protein MANIIGIDGGGTKTSFCLLNTIEDRKNYLKSGETNFKNIGVEKAKENMGSGLQKILEQENLEIKDIDCFVLGAAGCDTEKDYTVFKDMLKDLGVNKKIFIYNDAKVAFKACSDKDGIIIISGTGSISFSYNQNTENRLGGWGAEISDIGSGYWIGRRFLKDLLLYLEGLYIKDAIFQEFIEKYIKDADPFEYIQEHFTDVKSIASVTKFVLMSESGYTHKLSYEIADFFYTIADKLYTDFNEDKIDLVLSGSVIKNKKIHGLLKEKIAQTDRMKNINIVLNNKEAVEGCLNLALEILSLKGEKYENLSAGF